Within Candidatus Angelobacter sp., the genomic segment TTCGGAGGCCGTGGGACGCAATCCCGGCGCTTCGACCAAAATCCTGGTGCAATCCATCCTGGCCATCGCGTTCGCCGAGGCCATCGTGTTCTATGCCCTCTTCCTCGTGAAGGAAGTCGCGCCGGTCGCCCACTAATCGCCGGGCGCGGAGCCGTGCCGGCTCCGCGCCTGCATTAACAAACGAGTTTATGAGTCATTCAATTCTGCTTGCGGACATCGGGAGCGATCTCGCCCGGACGGCGAAAGGCACGGCCGAAACATTCGGTTTGGATCTGCCGCATTTCGTTGCGCAGGTGATCAGTTTCAGCATCGTAGCCTTCTTGCTCTACAAGTTCGCCTACAAACCCATCCTCGATGTGCTCGAGCAGCGCAGGCAGCGCATCGCCGAGGGCCTGGCCAACGCGGAGAAGATCAAACAAGAGCTGGCCAATGCGCAAACCAAAGCGCAGGAGATTTTGAATCAGGCCAGCACGCAGGCCAACAGGCTGATCGAGGAAGCCCGGGGAGCGGCGGCGAAGGTCCTGGAGGTAGAATCGCAGAAGGCCGTTGCCACGGCGAACGACATTATCACCAAGGCGCGCCAGGCGAGCGAAGCGGAACTGGCCCGCATGAAGGCGGAACTCCGCCGGGAAGTGGGACGCCTGGTGGTTGCGACCGCCGCAAAGGTCACCGGAAACATTTTGACGCCGGAACAGCAAAGCCGTCTGGCGGAAGACACGGCGTCGCAACTGGCAAACAATTGATGAAGATTTCCAAACAGGCCCGGCGCGACGCGAAGACGCTGTTCACCGCCTGCAAGGTCAACGGTTTGCTCGACGAAACCCGCGTCCGCCAGACCGTAAGCGCGGTCATCACTCAAAAACCGCGTGGCTATGTGGGAATTCTTTCGCACTTCCAGCGGCTCGTGAAGCTCGACATCGAGAGACGCACGGCGCGCGTTGAGAGCGCAGCGCAGTTGAGTGAGTCCCTCATCGCTTCAGTCAGGGCGAGCCTTGCGCAACGCTACGGGCAGGGTCTGGATGTGAGTTTCACGGTGAACCCGACGCTGGTTGGCGGGTTGCGCGTGAAGGTGAGCAGTGACGTTTTTGATGGCAGTGTGCGGGCGCGGTTGAATGCGCTTGCCGAGACCATGTAGTTTTCATGAAGCACGGAATTGAAATTCTGATATGAGCAATCTACTGCAGGAAATTGAGGCGCAAATCGCCGGCGTGAAAACGTCGGTGGCAAAACAAAACGTAGGCACCGTCCGCGAAATCTCCGACGGCGTGGCCAAGATCGAAGGCCTGACCGACGCGATGTTGAACGAGATGCTCGACTTCGGCAACGGCGTCGTCGGCCTGGCGTTGAACCTCGAGGAGACCGAGGTGGGCGCGATCATTCTGGGCGATTATCTCCAGGTTCATGAAGGCTCCGAGGTGAAGACCACGGGCAAACTGCTCTCCGTGCCGGTGGGCAAGGGATTGCTCGGCCGGGTGGTGGATTCACTGGGCCGCCCCGTGGACGGCAAAGGGCCGATCAAGGAGACCGCTTTTTATCCGGTGGAAAAAATCGCGCC encodes:
- a CDS encoding ATPase: MLMPMLAELSGNLHVGLAALGAALGVGFIGMKASEAVGRNPGASTKILVQSILAIAFAEAIVFYALFLVKEVAPVAH
- the atpF gene encoding F0F1 ATP synthase subunit B — encoded protein: MSHSILLADIGSDLARTAKGTAETFGLDLPHFVAQVISFSIVAFLLYKFAYKPILDVLEQRRQRIAEGLANAEKIKQELANAQTKAQEILNQASTQANRLIEEARGAAAKVLEVESQKAVATANDIITKARQASEAELARMKAELRREVGRLVVATAAKVTGNILTPEQQSRLAEDTASQLANN
- a CDS encoding F0F1 ATP synthase subunit delta gives rise to the protein MKISKQARRDAKTLFTACKVNGLLDETRVRQTVSAVITQKPRGYVGILSHFQRLVKLDIERRTARVESAAQLSESLIASVRASLAQRYGQGLDVSFTVNPTLVGGLRVKVSSDVFDGSVRARLNALAETM
- a CDS encoding F0F1 ATP synthase subunit alpha (produces ATP from ADP in the presence of a proton gradient across the membrane; the alpha chain is a catalytic subunit) yields the protein MSNLLQEIEAQIAGVKTSVAKQNVGTVREISDGVAKIEGLTDAMLNEMLDFGNGVVGLALNLEETEVGAIILGDYLQVHEGSEVKTTGKLLSVPVGKGLLGRVVDSLGRPVDGKGPIKETAFYPVEKIAPGIVKRRSVSQPVQTGIMAIDAMIPIGRGQRELIIGDRSTGKTTIGVDTMINQA